DNA from Deltaproteobacteria bacterium PRO3:
GTCTGGGCCTTCTTAGGCGACGGCGAGACCGACGAACCCGAAGCCCTGGGCTCGCTCTCGATCGCCGCGCGCGAGGGCCTTGACAACCTCACCTTCGTCGTCAACTGCAATCTCCAGCGCCTCGACGGGCCGGTGCGCGGCAACGGAAAGATCATCCAAGAGCTCGAGGCCGTCTTCCGCGGCGCCGGCTGGAACGTGATCAAGGTGATCTGGGGCTCCGACTGGGACCCGCTGCTCGAGAAGGACGTCCACGGCCTCTTGGTGAAGCGGATGCACGAGGCCTTGGACGGGCACTATCAAAAGTACTCCGTCGAGCCCGGCTCCTATACTCGTAAGGACTTCTTCGGCGTTTCCCCCGAGCTGCTCGCGATGGTCGAGCACTTGAGCGACGAGCAGATCCAAAAACTGCGCCGCGGCGGCCACGATCCCGACAAGGTCCACGCCGCCTACCACGCCGCGACCCGGCACCGCGGCGGCCCGACCGTAATCCTCGCCAAGACGATCAAGGGCTACGGGCTGGGCGAGGCCGGCGAGGGCCGCAACGTCACCCACCAGCAGAAGAAGCTCAACGAGCAGGAGCTGAAGCTCTTCCGCGACCGCTTCGAGATCCCGATCCCCGACTCCAAGCTGGGCGACGTCCCCTTCTACCGCCCCGACCCGAAGGGGCCGGAGATCCAATACCTGCTGGAGCGCCGTGAAAAATTGGGCGGCCCCCTGCCCCTACGCCGGGTCCGCAAGAAGCCCCTCGAGGTGCCGACGCTCGATTCTCTCAGGGAATTCCTGGAGGGCACGCAGGACAAGGCCGTCTCGACCACGATGGCCTTCGGCCGCCTGCTCAACCTCCTGCTGCGCGACAAGAAGATCGGCAGGCGCATCGTCCCGATCATCCCCGACGAGGCCCGCACCTTCGGCCTCGATCCCCTGTTCCGCCAAGTCGGGATCTACTCCTCGCTCGGCCAACTCTACGAGCCCGTCGACAAGAACATGCTGCTCTACTACCACGAATCGAAGGAGGGCCAGGTCCTCGAAGAGGGCATCACCGAGGCGGGTGCGACCGCCTCCTTCACCGCCGCGGGCACCGCCTACGCCGTGCACGGCGAGCCGATGATCCCGATCTACCTCTTCTACTCGATGTTCGGCTTCCAGCGCACCGGCGACCAGTTTTGGGCCTTCGGCGACATGCGCGGCCGCGGTTTCCTCTGCGGCGCCACCGAGGGCCGCACCACGCTCGCCGGCGAGGGCCTCCAGCACCAGGACGGCCACAGCCACCTCC
Protein-coding regions in this window:
- the aceE gene encoding pyruvate dehydrogenase (acetyl-transferring), homodimeric type; the protein is MNKPPEHRDTDPRETEDWLHSLDAVLQSQGKERVRFLLGKLLERAAQGGAAYPPILNTPYVNTIPLSAQPPYPGDGAIEWRIRSLVRWNAMAMVVRANKKYPGIGGHISTFASAATLYEVAFNHFFRGKNHDRSGDQVYIQGHAAPGIYARAFLEGRLNLAQLENFRRELEKGGGLSSYPHPWLMPDFWEYPTVSMGLSPLAAIYQARFNRYLQARGIKDTSDSRVWAFLGDGETDEPEALGSLSIAAREGLDNLTFVVNCNLQRLDGPVRGNGKIIQELEAVFRGAGWNVIKVIWGSDWDPLLEKDVHGLLVKRMHEALDGHYQKYSVEPGSYTRKDFFGVSPELLAMVEHLSDEQIQKLRRGGHDPDKVHAAYHAATRHRGGPTVILAKTIKGYGLGEAGEGRNVTHQQKKLNEQELKLFRDRFEIPIPDSKLGDVPFYRPDPKGPEIQYLLERREKLGGPLPLRRVRKKPLEVPTLDSLREFLEGTQDKAVSTTMAFGRLLNLLLRDKKIGRRIVPIIPDEARTFGLDPLFRQVGIYSSLGQLYEPVDKNMLLYYHESKEGQVLEEGITEAGATASFTAAGTAYAVHGEPMIPIYLFYSMFGFQRTGDQFWAFGDMRGRGFLCGATEGRTTLAGEGLQHQDGHSHLLASTVPNIRAYHPAFAYEIAVIVQEGLQRMFVEQEDVFYYLTL